CCGGTTTATGAAGGCGATGGACATGAAGCGCACTTCGACTTATGGCGAGATGCGGGCCGGGCTTGAATTGCAAGGTTTTACTTGCAAGTAGTTTTGTCATTCCGACAATAAAAACGCTCAAATTGCTGTGAAATGCCCCCTTTATGGGGGTATTTTTTATTGTGGTAAAAAGGATGTGGTATGAAAAATAAATTTCTCTTTTTATTTTTGGCGGTTTCTGCTTCTCAGGCCGCGGTGAATCTGGGTGTAAGTCTTGGCGATAGCATCAAGCCGGTGACGCATGTGGCGACGGGCTCGCTTTATGGCCTTACTGAGAGTCTTCCGAGCAATATCGAGCGTGATGTCGCCCCGCTCAAGCCGAACGTGTTCCTTTCTCCGGCGCGCAGCGGTAACGGTCGCCAACAGCCGATTGGTGGGGCTTTCCTTGTGGCTCCCCGTGTCGAAAGCATTGGTGCGAAAATTCAGATTCGCCTTGCTGACGTTTTGCCGGGATGGCCGTACAAGTTCCAGAATATGGACCACTGGAAAAATGAAGTAAAATCGGTCATCAACGACAAGCTTAAGTCAAACAACAAGAATTTTGACGGTTACGAAATCTGGAACGAGCCGAATGACACTTGGAAATCGAATATCGACTTCAATTCCGGTCTTTGGAAACAGACTTACGATTTGATTCGGCAGATGGACCCTGGTGCAAAGATTATCGGCCCTTCGTACTCATTCTACCACGCTTCGCAAATGGAAGCGTTTATCAAGTATTGTGCACAGAATAACTGCTTGCCCGATGTCGTGAGCTGGCACCAGTGGGGGAGTGGTGGCTTTGTTGGAGCTGTCGAAACCTACCGCGCGCTTGAAAAAAAGTATAACGTGACTCCACGTCCGCTGAGCATCAACGAATATTCTTCGACGGAACATTCCGAAGAAGGTTGTCCGGGGCTGTCGGTGCCGTTTATTGCAAAGTTTGAACGTCACGGCGTCGAAAGCGCAATGATTTCCTGGTGGTTTGTACCGCTTCCAGGTCGTTTGGGGAGCCTTCTCACCAAGGACAATGAACGTGGTGGCGGCTGGTGGCTTTATAAGTGGTATGGCGACATGAGCGGTTACATGGCTAAAGTGACCCCGCCGAACGACAAGAGCGATGGCGTGGACGGTTTTGCCGCTCTCGACAAGAAGAAGGGCTTTGCAAGTATTGTGCTTGGCGGCAACACCAAGGGCGATGTGAATGTGAATATTTCGGGCATCCCTGCAGAATTTGGCAGTCAGGTAAATGTCTCTGTTGAATATGTTGTATGGGAAAATAAGGACAAGGCAGTGCCTTCGACCACGACTGTATCAAATAAGGATTACGATGTTAGTGGCGGAAAGATTACGGTGCCTGTAAATATCACGAATACAAAGTATGGCTATCGCGTGTATATCACGCCGATTATTCCGCAAGCCCCTTACAAGGATACGGCTATGGAGATTCCTGGTAAAGTCGAAGTCGAAAATTACGATGTCGGCGGTTCGGGCAAGGCTTATCTTGATTTGGATGATGACAACAAGGGTGGTGAATATCGCGAAGACGCTGTTGATATCGTGAAGGCCGGTGATGGCTATGCCATTGGTTACACGCAAGAGGGCGAATGGCTTGAGTACACTGTGAAGGTTGCTGAAAAAGAAGATTATGCGGTTTCAGTCCGCTATGCGACTTCTTCGGAAAATACGGGCATGAAGCTGTATGTCGATGGCAAGGTCGCCTTGGACAATGTCGCGTTCCCGCAAGGCGCGGACTGGGAAACTTATTCGACGGTCGATGCCGGGAAGGTGAGCCTTTCGGCGGGCGAGCATGTGCTCAAGCTTGAAATTGTCGGAAACTACGTCAATATCGACTGGCTGAACTTTGAAAGCGAAAAGACGATTGCGATTGGAAAGCCTACGCTGCACGCTGTTCCGCATGAGGCTAGTTATGATGTGTTCGATATGCAAGGTCGCCTTGTTGCAAAATTGAAGGCGTTCGGCTCCGAAAGTTTGCGCTCAAAAATTTCAGCTACGGTGAAGCGTCCTGGAACCTACATTGCAAAGCCTCAAACGGGCGGAAAAATGTTGCGAATTTCGGTGAAATAGGTAAAAACTTTATTCGCTAAAGTTTGTTTAAAACTTGCGCCAAAAAGCCGGTTCCTTATGGAGCCGGCTTCTTTGTAGGAGTCTATGAGGAGTCTATGAATTTTTCAAAATGTGCTGTAGCAAGGCGGTACAGCCTTCGTTGACGTCTTGCCAGGTGGCTTCGAAATCGCCTGTGTACCAGGGGTCTGCAACGTCGCGGTTTTTGCCCGCCCAATCCATGAGGAGCGAAACTTTGTGAGCTCGGGAATCACGCGCATCTTGTTTCTGTGCTGGTTCTCGAGCTTCTTGATACTGTGCGAGTTCTCGTTCGTAAATGTCACGGGGTAAAATCCAGCGGAGATTCCGCAGGTTATTTTGATCCATGAGCACGATGTAGTCGTAATGATTGTAGTCGGCGACGGTCATCTGGCGTGCAGTTTTCCCGTTGCAGTCGATGCCATGACTAGCGAGCATACGTCTTGCGGGCGGGTACACCGGATTTCCGATTTCTTCAGTGCTTGTCGCTGCAGATGCTATCTCGAAGTCTGCGGCGGTTAACGCTGTGTTCGTCGTGACTTGTTTTGCGGACGAACTAATGTCGCGTACCAACTTTTTCATTACAAATTCTGCCATCGGGCTACGGCAAATGTTCCCGTGACATACGAACAAGATTTTTATCATGCGTCTTTCCTAAGGCTTTCCAAGATTTTGTAAAGCGTGCAGTAAAGCGACTTGGCTTCGTCTTCTGACAAATTTACGCAACTTGCCATGGACTTAGGAACGTTCGCGGCTTTTAGTTGCAATTTTTCACCTTCATCGGTCAGGCTTACCGAAAGGCAACGCTCATCACTTGCTTCGCGGGTGCGCGTGATGTAGCCTTTGCTCTCGAGCTTTTTCAGGAGCGGGGTCAGCGTTCCTGAATCAAGGTAGAGCTTTTGTCCGAGTTCAGTGACGTTACATTTTTTCTCTTCCCACAACACGAGCATCACGATGTACTGCGTGTAGGTGAGATCGAGCGGTTCCAAGAAAGGCGTATAGCGACGCGTGATTTCCTTGGATACTGCATACAACGGAAAGCATAGTTGATTTTCAAGTTTTAGTTGAGGACAAATCATTGCACCTCCTAAAGTAGCTTTTCAACGCAAGAA
This sequence is a window from Fibrobacter sp. UBA4297. Protein-coding genes within it:
- a CDS encoding cellulase family glycosylhydrolase produces the protein MKNKFLFLFLAVSASQAAVNLGVSLGDSIKPVTHVATGSLYGLTESLPSNIERDVAPLKPNVFLSPARSGNGRQQPIGGAFLVAPRVESIGAKIQIRLADVLPGWPYKFQNMDHWKNEVKSVINDKLKSNNKNFDGYEIWNEPNDTWKSNIDFNSGLWKQTYDLIRQMDPGAKIIGPSYSFYHASQMEAFIKYCAQNNCLPDVVSWHQWGSGGFVGAVETYRALEKKYNVTPRPLSINEYSSTEHSEEGCPGLSVPFIAKFERHGVESAMISWWFVPLPGRLGSLLTKDNERGGGWWLYKWYGDMSGYMAKVTPPNDKSDGVDGFAALDKKKGFASIVLGGNTKGDVNVNISGIPAEFGSQVNVSVEYVVWENKDKAVPSTTTVSNKDYDVSGGKITVPVNITNTKYGYRVYITPIIPQAPYKDTAMEIPGKVEVENYDVGGSGKAYLDLDDDNKGGEYREDAVDIVKAGDGYAIGYTQEGEWLEYTVKVAEKEDYAVSVRYATSSENTGMKLYVDGKVALDNVAFPQGADWETYSTVDAGKVSLSAGEHVLKLEIVGNYVNIDWLNFESEKTIAIGKPTLHAVPHEASYDVFDMQGRLVAKLKAFGSESLRSKISATVKRPGTYIAKPQTGGKMLRISVK
- a CDS encoding MarR family winged helix-turn-helix transcriptional regulator, encoding MICPQLKLENQLCFPLYAVSKEITRRYTPFLEPLDLTYTQYIVMLVLWEEKKCNVTELGQKLYLDSGTLTPLLKKLESKGYITRTREASDERCLSVSLTDEGEKLQLKAANVPKSMASCVNLSEDEAKSLYCTLYKILESLRKDA
- a CDS encoding low molecular weight protein-tyrosine-phosphatase is translated as MIKILFVCHGNICRSPMAEFVMKKLVRDISSSAKQVTTNTALTAADFEIASAATSTEEIGNPVYPPARRMLASHGIDCNGKTARQMTVADYNHYDYIVLMDQNNLRNLRWILPRDIYERELAQYQEAREPAQKQDARDSRAHKVSLLMDWAGKNRDVADPWYTGDFEATWQDVNEGCTALLQHILKNS